A section of the Pseudanabaena mucicola str. Chao 1806 genome encodes:
- a CDS encoding transglycosylase SLT domain-containing protein, with product MKNLMRWSIVLMLSATLAGASAPIITTSSESDLAFNASLANNRDNRSFDPLTYSSVDQRLAKLETQAQQYSEDIDRVRARLVIADIHLNNRKYREAIAALDKLETAYPILADYVLLKRAQAQTQLRDLQGATTTWQSILTNFPNSPVAAEAMFALGQNQQLIDKFPAHPRSQEVVLRLLAQAPNRVELMTHLATYFGDTKGIVPILDRLVASSPALKGDQWWAIAEAYYKNFEFGKAANAYARATVNPLTAYLYARSLHRGRQIEAAIVAYNRVVQQFPQSPQAPRALIRITQISSPEVAITATDRVVANYPDTAGEALATKAAILQDKLSSPQAASNARNLLLERYGSSEAASQLRWRIAKGQARGGQLNNAIATVDAIIANSPDSDAAAEASFWAGKWANQIGDKSRAKKFFEFTIRQHPESYYAWRAAGSLGWQVGTFTTARYTAPAIAIPSARTPLPAGSAKLQELYVLGLDRDARSQWQTELGAKRNLEPSEIFTDGVLRVAVQDNLVGIKTIESLDLIDVPSPQKAEIAKIKQHPAYMQSLYPFHYWDIISNWSRERRLSPPLVIGLMRQESRFEAQIRSRSGAIGLMQIMPDTGSWIASKKGVSNYNLDNPADNISFGTWYLDYTHNRYKDNSMLAVASYNAGPGAVGRWVEERGVGDPDEFINNIPYEETRDYVSKVLGNYWNYLRLYSPSVQQQIASLQQTSNLNASVK from the coding sequence ATGAAAAATTTAATGCGTTGGTCAATTGTACTAATGCTCAGTGCTACATTAGCAGGAGCTAGTGCCCCAATAATTACGACTTCTTCTGAGTCAGATCTTGCTTTTAATGCAAGCTTAGCCAATAATCGCGACAACAGATCTTTTGATCCTCTCACCTACTCGTCAGTTGACCAAAGACTCGCCAAATTAGAAACTCAAGCTCAACAGTACTCGGAGGATATTGATCGCGTTCGTGCAAGATTAGTAATTGCAGATATCCACCTTAATAACCGAAAATATCGTGAAGCGATCGCTGCTCTTGATAAATTGGAAACCGCATATCCCATCTTGGCTGACTATGTGCTACTCAAGCGTGCACAGGCACAGACTCAACTGCGAGATCTCCAAGGAGCAACAACTACTTGGCAAAGCATTTTAACCAATTTCCCCAATAGTCCTGTGGCAGCAGAAGCCATGTTTGCATTGGGTCAGAACCAACAACTTATAGATAAATTCCCTGCTCATCCTCGATCGCAAGAAGTCGTACTCCGTTTATTAGCCCAAGCACCTAATCGAGTTGAGTTGATGACTCATTTAGCGACTTATTTTGGCGATACGAAAGGTATTGTCCCAATTTTAGATCGACTAGTTGCTAGCTCACCTGCACTTAAGGGTGATCAATGGTGGGCGATCGCTGAGGCATATTACAAAAATTTTGAATTTGGCAAAGCGGCTAATGCATATGCTCGGGCGACAGTCAATCCACTTACAGCATATCTATATGCCCGTAGCCTCCACCGTGGTAGACAGATTGAGGCAGCCATAGTCGCTTACAATCGCGTTGTGCAGCAATTTCCCCAAAGTCCTCAAGCCCCTCGCGCTCTGATTCGTATTACTCAGATTAGCTCTCCTGAAGTCGCGATCACAGCTACGGATCGCGTTGTGGCGAACTACCCTGACACCGCAGGCGAAGCGTTAGCCACTAAAGCAGCCATTTTGCAAGATAAACTTAGCAGTCCACAAGCCGCTAGTAATGCTAGAAATCTATTGCTAGAGCGATATGGCAGTAGTGAGGCGGCGAGTCAACTGCGTTGGCGCATTGCCAAAGGTCAGGCACGCGGCGGACAACTGAATAATGCGATCGCTACGGTTGATGCGATTATTGCCAATAGTCCTGATAGTGATGCTGCTGCTGAAGCAAGTTTCTGGGCTGGCAAATGGGCTAACCAAATTGGCGACAAATCCAGAGCGAAGAAGTTTTTTGAATTTACAATTCGTCAGCACCCCGAATCTTACTATGCATGGCGTGCCGCAGGTTCCCTTGGTTGGCAAGTGGGTACATTTACCACTGCACGCTATACAGCGCCTGCGATTGCTATTCCGAGTGCGCGTACTCCGTTACCTGCTGGTTCGGCAAAGTTGCAAGAGTTATATGTACTGGGGCTAGATCGTGATGCGCGATCACAATGGCAAACAGAACTAGGTGCAAAGCGGAATTTGGAGCCTAGCGAAATTTTTACGGATGGGGTATTGCGTGTAGCAGTTCAGGATAATTTGGTTGGTATTAAAACCATCGAAAGTTTAGATTTGATTGATGTTCCTTCTCCTCAAAAAGCAGAAATCGCTAAAATCAAGCAGCATCCTGCCTATATGCAATCCCTCTATCCATTCCATTATTGGGATATCATTTCCAACTGGTCGCGTGAAAGGAGGCTTTCTCCCCCATTGGTAATTGGTTTGATGCGTCAAGAGTCACGATTTGAAGCACAAATCCGTTCTCGTTCTGGTGCGATCGGCTTGATGCAGATTATGCCTGATACAGGCTCATGGATTGCCAGCAAAAAGGGTGTAAGCAATTACAATCTGGATAATCCTGCGGATAATATTAGTTTCGGCACTTGGTATCTGGACTATACGCATAATCGTTACAAGGATAACTCGATGTTGGCTGTCGCTAGTTATAATGCAGGACCTGGAGCAGTCGGCAGATGGGTTGAAGAGCGTGGTGTTGGCGATCCCGATGAATTTATCAATAATATTCCTTACGAAGAAACTAGAGACTATGTATCGAAGGTTTTAGGTAATTATTGGAACTATTTACGATTATATTCGCCATCGGTGCAGCAGCAAATCGCGAGTTTGCAGCAAACTAGCAACCTTAATGCCTCAGTTAAATAA
- a CDS encoding class I adenylate-forming enzyme family protein, with translation MNLAQIILETAAKYADKPAIIFEEVTDPQKLPRVWTYRELSLQIQGYAAKLDRLGIKKGDRVAVQLPKCIEFLFLHFAILSIGAIALPLNPDYRPEEIVYFLTDSGSFLLVTNSSLYNKVQAELQHLSSLQILLTENIPTFPIAEFIPDYAAGGDDIAMICYTSGTTGRSKGAAISHRNLIANMQSLHQAWAWSDRDILLHVLPLFHVHGLNVAALGCLYAGATMIMFEKFEALRTWETLTSQNCTIFMAVPTIYQRLMNAWEKLEPKPNLQQMRLFISGSAPLSDPQFYQFEKLTGFRILERYGMTETGMNASNLITSEHRKAKSVGFPLSGVKIRIVNANGEDVEESEVGEVWIRGDNVFQGYWQMPEKTAEAFVDGWFRTGDLGFQDPDDDNRLYLVGRVKELIITGGLNVYPKEIENILEGHEAVKESAVIGLPDQDFGEKVVAAIALQDDMSIAPEVFIDYCKSRLASYKCPKQILFVNELPRNAMGKIQKNILAQQLK, from the coding sequence CAGATCCAAGGCTATGCTGCCAAGCTCGATCGCTTAGGTATTAAAAAAGGCGATCGCGTGGCAGTGCAATTGCCTAAATGTATTGAGTTTTTATTTTTGCATTTTGCGATTCTGTCTATCGGTGCGATCGCACTCCCCCTAAATCCCGACTATCGCCCCGAAGAAATTGTATATTTCTTAACCGATTCAGGCAGTTTTTTATTAGTTACGAATAGCTCTCTTTACAACAAAGTCCAAGCAGAATTGCAGCATTTATCGTCATTACAGATTCTGCTTACAGAAAATATCCCCACTTTCCCCATAGCAGAATTTATTCCTGACTATGCCGCAGGTGGTGATGATATTGCGATGATTTGCTATACCTCAGGAACCACAGGACGCTCGAAAGGGGCTGCGATTTCCCATCGTAATCTCATCGCGAATATGCAATCTTTGCATCAAGCATGGGCATGGAGCGATCGCGATATTTTGCTCCATGTCTTACCACTATTTCATGTACATGGTTTAAATGTTGCGGCTTTGGGCTGTCTCTACGCAGGCGCTACGATGATAATGTTTGAGAAATTTGAGGCGCTCCGCACATGGGAAACTCTAACTTCTCAGAATTGCACTATTTTTATGGCAGTGCCGACAATTTATCAAAGATTGATGAATGCATGGGAAAAACTGGAACCCAAGCCTAATTTGCAACAAATGCGCCTATTTATCTCTGGCTCTGCTCCCCTTAGCGATCCGCAATTCTATCAGTTTGAGAAACTGACAGGATTTCGGATTCTCGAACGTTATGGAATGACAGAAACAGGCATGAATGCATCGAATCTGATTACATCAGAGCATCGCAAGGCTAAGAGCGTTGGCTTTCCATTATCAGGAGTGAAAATTCGGATTGTGAATGCAAATGGTGAGGATGTGGAAGAATCAGAAGTTGGAGAGGTTTGGATTCGTGGTGATAATGTATTTCAAGGCTATTGGCAAATGCCCGAAAAGACCGCCGAAGCCTTTGTTGATGGATGGTTTCGCACAGGTGATCTCGGATTTCAAGATCCCGATGATGACAATCGGCTCTATTTAGTAGGACGTGTGAAGGAGCTAATTATTACGGGCGGACTGAATGTCTATCCTAAAGAAATCGAGAATATTTTGGAAGGTCACGAGGCAGTTAAGGAGTCAGCCGTAATTGGCTTGCCTGATCAGGATTTTGGCGAAAAAGTTGTGGCAGCGATCGCTCTCCAAGATGACATGAGCATTGCTCCTGAAGTATTCATTGATTACTGCAAAAGTCGCCTTGCCTCTTATAAGTGTCCTAAACAAATCCTTTTTGTCAACGAACTTCCCCGTAATGCAATGGGTAAAATCCAGAAAAACATCTTAGCTCAACAACTTAAATAA
- a CDS encoding Npun_R2479 family HD domain-containing metalloprotein, whose product MFNAIEILISNFVEQLKLGYRRTYGGYLHDYEDIIGWAGNMALENIANSDALYHNVEHTILVTLVGQEILRGKHIREGRVAPEDWLHFIISLVCHDIGYVKGVCLQDGNGRFATGVSDGVVELPPGASDAGLTPYHVDRAKLFINQRFANHSLIKAEKICRNIELTRFPVPKTGDHQDTTNFAGLVRSADLIGQLSDPRYLKKISALFYEFEETGVNKALGYAHPGDLRRNYPKFYWTSVYPYVKDALYYLSLTQQGQEIVAHLYSNVFVVEHEKLEYQQTIPTLP is encoded by the coding sequence ATGTTTAATGCAATTGAGATTCTGATCAGTAATTTTGTAGAACAACTAAAGTTGGGATATCGGCGTACCTATGGCGGCTACCTTCATGATTATGAAGATATTATTGGTTGGGCTGGTAACATGGCTCTAGAAAACATTGCTAATAGTGATGCGCTGTACCACAATGTTGAACATACGATCTTAGTTACTCTGGTTGGTCAAGAAATTTTGCGAGGGAAACATATTCGCGAAGGTCGGGTAGCCCCTGAAGATTGGTTGCATTTTATTATTTCTCTTGTTTGCCATGACATTGGCTATGTCAAAGGGGTTTGTCTACAAGATGGTAATGGCAGGTTTGCTACTGGGGTTAGTGATGGTGTGGTGGAGTTACCGCCTGGAGCCTCCGATGCTGGATTGACTCCTTACCATGTCGATCGCGCGAAATTATTTATCAATCAGCGTTTCGCCAATCATTCCTTAATTAAAGCCGAAAAAATTTGTCGCAATATTGAGCTAACTAGATTTCCTGTGCCGAAAACTGGGGATCATCAAGATACAACTAACTTTGCAGGACTAGTTCGATCAGCCGATTTAATAGGACAACTCAGCGACCCCCGTTACCTCAAAAAAATTAGTGCATTGTTTTATGAGTTTGAAGAAACGGGTGTCAACAAAGCATTAGGTTATGCTCACCCTGGAGACTTACGACGTAACTATCCCAAGTTCTACTGGACAAGCGTATATCCCTATGTTAAAGACGCTCTGTACTACTTATCCCTCACCCAGCAAGGGCAAGAAATTGTAGCTCATCTATATTCCAATGTGTTTGTAGTTGAGCATGAAAAACTAGAATATCAGCAGACAATACCTACTCTGCCCTAG
- the rpmG gene encoding 50S ribosomal protein L33, translating into MAKNKGVRLVITLECTECRTNANKRSPGVSRYTTMKNRRNTTARLELKKFCPHCNSHTVHKEIK; encoded by the coding sequence ATGGCTAAAAACAAAGGTGTCCGTCTCGTTATTACGCTAGAGTGCACCGAATGTCGCACCAATGCCAATAAGCGATCGCCTGGCGTATCTCGTTATACGACCATGAAAAATCGTCGTAATACCACTGCAAGATTAGAACTCAAAAAGTTCTGCCCTCATTGCAACTCTCACACTGTCCACAAAGAAATCAAATAG
- the thrC gene encoding threonine synthase: MIDTRLDLYPASTVPNGWPGLICRYADYLPVTDQTPIITLHEGNTPLIPAIALSERLGRNIKVLLKYDGLNPTGSFKDRGMTMAISKAKEGGSQAVICASTGNTSAAAAAYAKRGGLKAFVLIPDGKIALGKLSQALIYGAEVIAINGNFDQALEIVREMSDKFPITLVNSVNPYRLEGQKTAAFELVEAISDAPDWLCIPMGNAGNITAYWMGFSQYYASGKAKKLPRMMGFQATGAAPLVTGEVFEKPETIATAIRIGNPANWQKALKVREESGGEFHSVTDVEILSAYKFLAGEEGVFCEPASAASVAGLLKVSDQIPSGATIVCVLTGNGIKDPDTAIAAAEAKLHKGIAPDITSVAKVMGF; the protein is encoded by the coding sequence GTGATTGATACTCGTCTCGATCTTTACCCTGCCTCTACGGTTCCTAATGGTTGGCCCGGACTGATATGTCGCTATGCGGATTATTTGCCAGTTACAGACCAAACGCCGATCATCACTTTGCATGAAGGCAATACCCCGCTAATTCCTGCGATCGCTCTCAGTGAAAGACTGGGACGCAACATCAAAGTCCTGCTCAAGTATGATGGACTCAACCCCACAGGCAGTTTTAAAGATCGTGGAATGACAATGGCGATCTCTAAAGCCAAGGAAGGGGGATCGCAGGCGGTAATCTGTGCTAGTACAGGTAACACCTCTGCTGCAGCTGCCGCCTACGCTAAACGCGGTGGACTGAAAGCATTTGTATTAATTCCTGATGGCAAAATTGCGCTTGGTAAGTTGAGCCAAGCTTTAATCTATGGAGCAGAAGTCATTGCGATAAATGGCAACTTTGACCAAGCCCTAGAAATTGTGCGGGAAATGTCGGATAAATTCCCGATTACGCTGGTTAATTCTGTTAATCCTTACCGCTTAGAAGGACAAAAAACTGCCGCTTTTGAGCTGGTCGAAGCGATCAGTGATGCTCCCGATTGGCTCTGCATCCCCATGGGGAATGCGGGCAATATTACTGCCTACTGGATGGGCTTCTCGCAGTACTACGCATCGGGCAAAGCAAAGAAACTCCCCCGTATGATGGGATTTCAAGCCACAGGAGCGGCTCCTCTAGTTACTGGAGAAGTCTTTGAAAAGCCTGAAACGATCGCTACAGCTATCAGAATTGGTAATCCTGCTAATTGGCAAAAAGCACTAAAAGTCCGTGAAGAAAGTGGTGGCGAATTTCATAGCGTTACCGATGTGGAGATTTTATCGGCTTACAAGTTTTTAGCAGGTGAAGAAGGGGTATTCTGTGAACCCGCCAGTGCCGCTTCGGTCGCTGGTTTGCTCAAAGTCAGCGATCAAATCCCTTCAGGAGCAACGATTGTCTGTGTCCTTACAGGTAATGGAATCAAAGACCCTGACACCGCGATCGCTGCAGCAGAGGCTAAGTTACACAAAGGTATTGCCCCAGATATCACTAGCGTGGCAAAGGTTATGGGCTTTTAG
- the cobD gene encoding threonine-phosphate decarboxylase CobD produces MISPNDLQTYIAVAKQRASRPIHGGNRQWAASMAGISPEQILDFSASINPLGTPKSAIMAIQSHLTDLSHYPDPEYTLLRETISKFHQLAPEWILAGNGVAELLTWVGRDLSQLSSTVLFTPAFTDYDRALKTFDCQVERYPLQLSNQQVSFNNDLPEITNSYNKGILINNPHNPTGYLFTRNSILPYLERFALVVIDEAFMDFLTPDQQQSLIDLVPSHPNLVILRSLTKFYSLPALRLGYAIAHPERLQRWQSWRDPWCVNSLAAAAGLAVLEDVEFQRQTWVWLKSAKSQLFTGLSQISGLNPFPNVANYLLVQTEIEGSLLQKELLHKHQILIRDCLSFPELGDRYFRVAVRLEDENQKLINAIAVLNHL; encoded by the coding sequence ATGATCAGTCCCAATGACTTACAAACTTATATTGCAGTCGCAAAGCAACGAGCATCGCGTCCAATTCATGGGGGAAATCGTCAATGGGCGGCGAGTATGGCTGGTATATCACCAGAACAAATCTTAGATTTTTCGGCGAGTATTAATCCCCTTGGCACACCTAAATCAGCGATCATGGCGATCCAATCCCATCTAACCGATCTCAGTCATTATCCTGACCCCGAATATACCTTACTTAGAGAAACTATAAGTAAGTTTCATCAATTAGCCCCTGAATGGATTTTGGCTGGTAACGGTGTGGCAGAACTATTAACTTGGGTAGGACGAGATTTATCGCAATTATCATCAACGGTTCTATTTACACCAGCCTTTACCGATTATGATCGCGCTCTAAAAACCTTTGACTGTCAAGTAGAAAGATATCCATTGCAATTAAGCAATCAACAAGTCAGTTTTAATAACGATCTACCTGAAATTACCAATTCCTATAACAAAGGAATCCTAATTAATAATCCCCATAACCCCACAGGCTATTTATTTACAAGGAATAGCATCCTTCCCTATCTAGAAAGATTTGCCTTAGTGGTGATTGATGAAGCCTTTATGGATTTCCTTACGCCAGACCAACAGCAAAGTTTAATTGATTTAGTTCCATCACATCCAAATTTAGTAATTCTGCGATCACTGACCAAGTTTTACAGTTTGCCAGCATTAAGACTTGGCTATGCGATCGCCCATCCTGAACGCCTGCAACGTTGGCAATCATGGCGAGATCCTTGGTGTGTCAATAGCTTAGCTGCCGCTGCAGGTCTTGCTGTATTAGAAGATGTGGAATTTCAGCGACAAACATGGGTATGGTTAAAGAGTGCTAAATCGCAACTATTTACAGGCTTATCGCAAATATCAGGGTTAAACCCATTTCCAAATGTTGCTAATTATCTATTAGTTCAAACCGAAATAGAAGGTTCTCTTTTACAAAAGGAATTATTGCACAAGCATCAAATTCTCATTCGCGATTGTCTGAGTTTTCCTGAATTAGGCGATCGCTATTTTCGAGTGGCTGTGCGACTAGAAGATGAAAATCAAAAATTAATTAATGCTATAGCAGTCCTCAATCATTTGTAG
- the hisD gene encoding histidinol dehydrogenase, with the protein MLRIVTQRTEAESEIKRICDRIYDDQMIHKEATVTEIIQTVRRKGDTAMLHYTSEFDGQDFTAAELRVSGSELDAAYQQVKGGLLKAIEMAHQRIEEFHKMRVPKSWVHFGNKDVVLGKRYTPVDAAGIYIPGGKAAYPSTVLMNAVPAKVAGVKKIVMVTPPGQERTINPAILVAAQVAGVEEIYRVGGAQAIAALAYGTETIPKVDVITGPGNIYVTLAKKQVFGRVGIDSIAGPSEVLIIADASANPTYVAADMLAQAEHDQMAASILLTNDSRLANRVSEEVNRMLETHPRRMMTEKAIAHYGLIVVVDNLKTAAELSNQFAPEHLELEVEEPWQLVDLIRHAGAIFIGHSTPEVVGDYLAGPNHTLPTCGGSRYSSALGVETFLKHSSLIQYSHEALKEVSGAIALLTEAEGLPSHGDSVSLRLKNQ; encoded by the coding sequence ATGCTACGAATTGTCACCCAGAGAACTGAAGCAGAATCCGAAATCAAGCGGATTTGCGATCGTATTTATGACGATCAGATGATCCACAAAGAAGCCACCGTCACCGAAATCATCCAAACGGTAAGACGCAAAGGTGATACAGCCATGCTGCACTATACCTCTGAATTTGACGGTCAAGACTTCACGGCGGCGGAACTGCGCGTTAGTGGATCAGAACTTGATGCTGCCTATCAGCAAGTCAAAGGCGGTCTATTGAAAGCGATCGAAATGGCACATCAGCGTATCGAAGAATTTCATAAAATGCGTGTGCCGAAGAGTTGGGTGCATTTTGGTAATAAAGATGTTGTTTTAGGTAAGCGCTATACACCAGTTGATGCTGCGGGTATCTATATTCCAGGGGGAAAAGCTGCCTATCCAAGTACAGTATTGATGAATGCTGTACCTGCGAAAGTTGCAGGGGTGAAAAAAATTGTGATGGTTACGCCGCCAGGACAAGAGCGCACGATTAATCCCGCCATTCTCGTAGCGGCACAGGTAGCTGGGGTGGAAGAAATTTATCGTGTGGGTGGCGCACAAGCGATCGCGGCTTTAGCCTATGGTACAGAGACCATTCCTAAAGTTGATGTGATCACAGGTCCAGGCAATATTTACGTTACGCTCGCCAAAAAACAAGTTTTCGGGCGTGTGGGTATCGACTCGATCGCAGGTCCGTCGGAAGTCTTGATCATTGCTGATGCGAGTGCCAATCCCACCTATGTCGCTGCCGATATGCTTGCCCAAGCGGAGCATGACCAAATGGCTGCCTCAATTTTGCTGACCAACGATTCGCGACTCGCCAACCGTGTCTCAGAAGAAGTCAATCGAATGCTCGAGACCCATCCCCGTCGGATGATGACGGAGAAAGCAATCGCTCATTATGGCTTAATTGTGGTGGTCGATAATCTCAAAACTGCCGCCGAACTCTCCAACCAATTTGCACCCGAACATCTAGAACTAGAGGTCGAGGAACCTTGGCAATTAGTTGATCTGATTCGTCATGCAGGAGCAATATTTATCGGACATTCTACACCCGAAGTTGTGGGGGACTATTTAGCAGGACCGAATCATACTTTGCCAACATGTGGCGGTTCGCGATATTCATCAGCCCTAGGAGTGGAAACATTCCTCAAGCATTCTAGTTTGATCCAGTACAGTCATGAAGCTTTAAAGGAAGTATCAGGAGCGATCGCTTTACTTACAGAAGCTGAAGGATTGCCCTCTCATGGTGATTCGGTGAGCTTACGTCTGAAAAATCAGTAA
- a CDS encoding DUF3326 domain-containing protein, with protein sequence MSSPSFNVLLLVPTGINAAIGGYAGDALPVARAIASIADNVITHPNVLNGASLYWSKHNVLYTEGYALDRMAKGEWGLRKVRSNRIGVILDRAMEPELILRHRQAISATQATLGLNITDILVTDGDLGVDLRSGESGATWGTITNLDSLLRAAEKLIKVSKVEAIAVVARFPDDPDSEALQNYRQGKGVDALAGAEAVISHAIVREFAIPCAHAPALRPLPLDPSVSPRAAAEELGYTFLPCVLVGLSRAPKIITDRNLLKSTDVTANDINVILTPYSACGGAGLLALNPLPHVQTIFVKENQTALNVTPEMLGLKGIVVENYWEAIGVLTAIKAGINPQSLR encoded by the coding sequence TTGTCTTCTCCATCTTTTAATGTTTTATTACTAGTACCTACTGGTATTAATGCCGCTATTGGTGGCTATGCGGGGGATGCATTACCAGTAGCCAGAGCGATCGCCTCGATAGCGGATAACGTAATTACCCATCCCAATGTTTTAAACGGCGCGAGTTTATATTGGTCGAAACATAATGTGCTATATACCGAAGGCTATGCCCTAGATCGCATGGCAAAGGGTGAATGGGGCTTACGTAAAGTGAGATCTAATCGCATTGGTGTCATTCTTGATCGCGCAATGGAACCAGAATTAATACTGCGTCACCGTCAAGCAATCTCAGCAACACAGGCAACCTTAGGTTTAAACATTACCGATATATTGGTTACCGATGGCGATCTAGGGGTGGATCTGCGCTCAGGAGAATCTGGTGCAACATGGGGCACTATCACCAATCTCGATAGCTTACTCAGAGCCGCCGAAAAACTGATTAAAGTCTCTAAAGTGGAAGCGATCGCCGTAGTCGCTAGATTTCCCGATGATCCTGATAGCGAAGCCTTACAAAACTATCGCCAAGGTAAAGGAGTGGATGCCCTTGCAGGAGCCGAAGCTGTAATTAGTCATGCGATCGTTCGCGAATTCGCCATACCCTGTGCCCATGCCCCTGCCTTACGACCTTTGCCCCTCGATCCAAGTGTTTCTCCCCGTGCGGCAGCGGAGGAGTTAGGTTATACATTCCTGCCCTGTGTATTAGTGGGCTTGAGTCGCGCTCCCAAAATTATTACTGATCGCAATTTACTTAAGTCTACCGATGTTACTGCCAATGATATTAATGTGATCCTCACGCCCTACAGCGCCTGTGGTGGAGCAGGTCTATTAGCATTAAATCCTTTACCCCATGTCCAAACTATTTTTGTGAAAGAAAATCAAACAGCACTTAATGTCACACCTGAAATGTTGGGATTAAAGGGTATTGTCGTTGAAAATTATTGGGAAGCGATCGGAGTTCTAACAGCGATCAAAGCAGGCATCAATCCACAAAGCTTGAGGTGA